The genomic DNA CGAGCAGAGCGTCGCGCAGGTACGGACCGTCGAATCGTCCCGCCGCCCAATCCTCCGCGTCGCCGGTGCCGGCACTGCGGCCGCCTGCCGCAGCGAGGATCGCGGCGGTCCGGTCCCGGCGGCCGGCGGCGTCCTCGCCCTCGAACACCGTCACGACGCCGGCTCCCTTCGCGAGAGCCTTCCCGATCCGGCCGACCTGGGCGAGGCTCACCGCGGTCTCGGCTTCGTCGGAGAGGCGGATGACCGTGGGACCCGCACCGTGCTGCACCACCCGCCGGAGCGCATCGGCGCCGCGGTCGAAGTCCGGGAAGGTCCACGACTCGAAGATCCGGTCCGTCGGCACCGGATGCACCCGGACCCGGACCTCGGTGATCACGCCGAAGATCCCCTCAGAGCCCAGGAAGAGGCGGACGAGGTCGGGGCCGGCGGCCGATCCCGGTGCGCGGCCGAGGTCGAGGTCCCCCGTGGGCGTCGCGACCCGGATCCCCGTCACCATCGCGTCGAAACGCCCGTTGCCCGCGGAGTTCTGTCCGGAGGATCGGGCGGCGGCGAAACCGCCGATCGTGGCGTACCGGAAGCTCTGCGGGAAGTGCCCGAGCTCGAACCCCTGGGCGCCGAGCAGCGCTTCGGCCTCGGGTCCCGTCGTGCCCGCCGCGAGAGTCGCCTGACCACTGAGCGGGTCGAGGTGGAGCAGCCCGGAGAGTCGACGCAGGTCCAGGCTGACGACGGCACGATGCCGGCCGGTCTCCGGATCCAGCGCACCGACCACGCTCGTTCCTCCGCCGAACGGGATGACGGCGATCCCGCGCTCCCCCGCCAGAGCGAGGCAGGCGCGCACGGCGTCGTGGTCCGCAGGGAACACCACGGCGTCGGGCGCATCCTGCTCGGGATGCCGTCGTCGCAGAAGGTCGGGGGTGGAGCGTCCTCCGGCGTGCCGCAGGCGCACCGACGTCGTGACGTCCACCGCAT from Microbacterium paraoxydans includes the following:
- a CDS encoding FAD-binding oxidoreductase, whose product is MEQANGRGADRPEMRWNGWGDPDRAKDLPLAVRGLLPLLLGRVPRPPRPPALDDVRVRPSRLTADDRDALAAVVRPDAVDVTTSVRLRHAGGRSTPDLLRRRHPEQDAPDAVVFPADHDAVRACLALAGERGIAVIPFGGGTSVVGALDPETGRHRAVVSLDLRRLSGLLHLDPLSGQATLAAGTTGPEAEALLGAQGFELGHFPQSFRYATIGGFAAARSSGQNSAGNGRFDAMVTGIRVATPTGDLDLGRAPGSAAGPDLVRLFLGSEGIFGVITEVRVRVHPVPTDRIFESWTFPDFDRGADALRRVVQHGAGPTVIRLSDEAETAVSLAQVGRIGKALAKGAGVVTVFEGEDAAGRRDRTAAILAAAGGRSAGTGDAEDWAAGRFDGPYLRDALLDAGVFCETLETATTWSNLRTLKEAVEAALRDGFDAADARSYIMCHVSHVYPTGASLYFTVLAGLRRDPLGAWALVKGRVNDAILANGGTISHHHAVGRDHAPWLAEEIGDTGMRILTAVKRELDPRGIMNPGAVLADVPIGTTV